The Triticum urartu cultivar G1812 chromosome 5, Tu2.1, whole genome shotgun sequence genome contains the following window.
GCCACTGATCACAGCTTTGCGGTACTTGCAGTCctagcaagtgcaggagccgcaCGCAGCACATGATGGCCGCCCCATCGCAAAGACGATAACAGCCGAGCGCATGAGGGTATGGTCGTGCTGGGCACCAACAGCTGCGCGCGACGACGTATGTGTGGAGGCGCTCTAGCGGGGACGAACGAATGGTCGAGAACGTTTGGGGAAGAGGAAGGGGATAAGAGGAAAAGGAAAGAGGGCGGTGCGTGGGATCAATAGGACGTGTGGACAGGACGCGACCGGCGCAGTTTCGGCCGGTCGACCAGATACAAACATTACCTTAGTTTTATATACTCtcttcattcctaaatatttgtcttttagAGATTCAAATAAACTACCATATACGGatatatatagacatattttagaatgtagattcacttattttacttcgtatgtagtcatttgttgaaatctctagaaagacaaatatttaggaacagagggagtacttatTAGAATTAATGGAACAGTGTTCGAACATTGATACTCACGTACGTCCAGTACCCGGCTACAAAGCTATATATATACACAAAACCTAGCGTCGCGCTCGGATGATCCATCCGCAGAGTTGGAGCGGTTGGCTTCACTCCGAGCCACCGGCCGGCCGCCGGTAGAAGTCCTCGAAGTCCTGGACCGCCTGCCACTGCGCCGGAGCCAGCGACATCCTGGGCCGGCACCACCGCACGTGATCGTACGCCTCCTTCGCCGTCATCCCCTTGTACCGCACCAGGTAGCACATAACCACCGTGGCGCTGCGCGCGCGCCCGGCCTTGCAGTGCACGTACGTCTTTCTCCCTCGCTCCCCGCTGCTGTGGATGAACGCCGCGGCACGGCAGAGGTCGTCCTTGGACGGCGCGTAGAGGTAGTCCGTGGTTGGCAGCACCAGGTTCTCCATCTTGTGTTTAATGTACAGCGACTTGGGCACCAGCCGCTCGTAGGGCTCGGTGAGGGTCACCACGTCGCGGACGCCCAGGTCGTGCAGGCGCGGCACGTCGCTCGGGAACGGGACGGCGCCGAGGTAGACGTGGGTGCCTTCGATGAGGTTCCACCAGTGGAATTCGGACGAGAGGCGGTACCGGGCCAGGCTGTAGGCGAGCGTCGGGTAGAAGAGCGCCCGCGCGCCCACGCCCACCGCCGCGTGCTTCGCCGCGTCTAGAGTCGTCGCCGACGATGACGACGGCTCCTCCGAGGCTTTACCCCGagccggccggccggccaccAGCTTGTAGGCCATCTTCGGGTAGAAGAGCACCCGCGCGCCCACTCCCACCGCCGCCCGCTTCGCCGCGTCCAGAGCCGTCGCCGATGATGACTCTGCCGAGGCTTCCTCGTCCGCGAACATGGTGCTGCCGTCCTTGTCCTCGTCGACGTCGTGCCCGTGAAAGAACTGCAGCTCCACGCCGTCGGTGCCGAACGTGTGCTCGTCGGAGCGCATCTCTGGTCGTGAGGAAGTGTGTTCGTCGAAGTCGATGTCTCGATGCAATCCGCTGCGGTCGATCGGAACCCTCGGAAAATCTGCTCGACGGGATCTAATTGTTAGACAATATAAGGCAAGCACTAGCTTGTATCCCGTTTAATCTCCGAGACCTGCTCCTGTACTTCATCTCCTCTGTCGTATCCGTAATGGACTTGTATCAAGAGATCTGTCCCAACGTGTAAACCATGGCAAGTTTCTTTTTTTGATACAGTTCGCCACACACATACACTCATCCATACGACACACACGCACATCTTATCCTATGAACATCTTTAAAAAATTGAGCTGTCACAATATTTTAACATTGACAAAGTCGCCACATGTCCTTCACAGGGGATGGAATTTTCCATAAACTTAACCTGGATCAGCGTGATCCGGTTCACAAAGCTTTACAACCCAATCTGGCCAGAACTCAACAAGACTGTAGTCTTAACCTAACGTGGCCAATCCTAGCTAGTTCGTGACTAACACAAATTTTCGTAC
Protein-coding sequences here:
- the LOC125506302 gene encoding phosphatidylglycerophosphate phosphatase PTPMT2-like → MRSDEHTFGTDGVELQFFHGHDVDEDKDGSTMFADEEASAESSSATALDAAKRAAVGVGARVLFYPKMAYKLVAGRPARGKASEEPSSSSATTLDAAKHAAVGVGARALFYPTLAYSLARYRLSSEFHWWNLIEGTHVYLGAVPFPSDVPRLHDLGVRDVVTLTEPYERLVPKSLYIKHKMENLVLPTTDYLYAPSKDDLCRAAAFIHSSGERGRKTYVHCKAGRARSATVVMCYLVRYKGMTAKEAYDHVRWCRPRMSLAPAQWQAVQDFEDFYRRPAGGSE